TGCAGGAGGAGGCTCAAGCTGGCAGCAGCGCTGCCCCTTGCCGGGTGCTGAGCGGCACCTTCCCCCTCGCAGAGAGGTGCAGCTCCGTCCCCCTGCGCCGCTCTCTGCACACGCAATGTCCCTGCATCTGTGTTGCAAAACGGTTTCCTCTGGCTGCGCAGCCCGTGCGTCTCCCCAGCCTCGCCGTGCACCCGCCTCGTGCTCGCCggtgctgccagggctggcggCTGGTGCGTGCCGGTGCCTGCGGTGCTGGCGCTCTGCACGGCCTGTGCGGCGCAGGCGTGCGGGACCCTGCCACGGCCTGGCCCCTCGCTCTCACGGCAGCGGCGTTTCCAAAGGAGGAAGCGATGGAGCCTGAACTTGCCTGCTAACCGCCCCCccaagccctgcctgctcccccccccaagccctgcctgctcccccccccaagccctgcctgctcccccccccaagccctgcctgctcccccccccaagccctgcctgctccccccccaagccctgccTGCTAACCGCCCCCccaagccctgcctgctcccccccccaagccctgcctgctccccccccccaagccctgcctgctccccccacCAAGCCCTGCCtactcactcccccccccccagccctgcctgctccccccctcaagccctgcctgctcccccccacccagcgCTGCCTGCCCCATCAGCCGAGCCTGGCTGTTGGAGAGCTCTGTGCAGGCAGTGTTGGCCCTAGGGTGTCCAGGATCTTGCCCTGggcctttcctcctctcctgccagaCCTCTCATACCTGCGGGTTTGTGAGGTCTTAGCACAGACCTCTGCCCCCCCAGACTTAAGCCAGGTCTTAGCCTAAACACGAGTCCAGCCACCTGCCTCGGGGGGGACTTTAGAGCAGCTgagagctctgctctgctcagccagcagccGATGCATGCTGTGGTTTGCACGGAGAGGACCGCGTGTTGATCCCTGTGCACCTCGGGGTGGAAGGCAGGAGGTGGGGTTGGAGCCAGAGACCCCCATCAACGGCATTGGAGAAGTGGAAGTACAGGCTCGGGAGGAAAAAGTTGGAAACCCGCCTTTCTGTCCAGAGCCAGGTGCTGCggggaaggagctgggagggggaaagggagggtgccggggctgggagCCAGGTCCCCGTGGTGCAGCCCCTGCCCGGGGACGCGGGGCCCCTTGCAGCAGAGACACAACCTGCCCGGCCACGCGTCGGTGCGGGACGCGCAGGCGTTGGGTGTGTGAGATAGCGCCCGGCCGCCCGCTGCGCCCCTGCGAcgtgctgcagctcagcctcGTTAGGCGGATGAAAGCTCATCATTAAGCCTAGCTGTAAGTAGAGCGGAGACAATTAAAGGAGCAAGTGTCCCACAAACGCGCCGGGCTGCAGAGGTGAGTCGCAGACTCCTGTGGGGTGATGCCGAATTATTCACCACCTCTCATCTCCCATGTGGGCACCTCCTGCAAACCGCCTGGGTGGGGCCCACACCCTCCTTAATTGGGGTGGCttgttcatttattatttttcaaagggaCGTTGATGCGTTttggctgggagggcagagaCGATGGTGCCCGGTGCAGGCGTGGGGCTGCCCAGCATGGTCACGCCTGCGCCCTTcaccccttttctttcccccgtAGGTGCCAAAGGGCGGCAGCGTCCCACCGGCCACAGAGATTGCGAAACCTCCAGTGGTACCCCAGGCCCAGGAGAGGAAGCCCCAGGTGGCCTACAAAACCGAGATCATCGCGGGGGTGGTGGTCCACACGCCCATCTCCATCAACCAGGTGAGCTGGCAGGATCTGTGCGCCGTCCCAGATCCTGGGGGTAAAACCCCTGTGCTATCAGCGCCCCGCCTTGGTCTCTCTGTTCCCCGGGTTTGGAGAGCAGCTTCTAATGGGGATAAGCAGAAAAGGTGCAGCTTTCTCCATGCACAGCTGGGCGAGGGCATTCCCACCACACCCCGCTTTGATGTCCCCACACCTCGCTGCCGGGGGCCCGTCGGTGCTTGAGCCGGGCTTTGAGGGGTCCCTGCCCGCTGGGTTTTGTGtctggctcctgctgctgtcGCTGCCCagcgaggctgtgctgccttccGAGGGTGGCTGGGTCTGCAAGTCACTTGTTGCAAATGATACTCAGATTTCTGCCTTAGGAAGGGAGAGCGCAGGGAAAGCGTTATTATTCCTTTAGCATCCTGCCGCGCCCCGCCGGCATTGAGCAGCGCAAGGGTTGGAGAAATACTGTAAATGCACAGCGGCGATGGGCTCCGTCGTTCTCTAACACCATGTcggagcagcagagctggcggACATGGGTCCCCcggcgtggggctgggctggagtgGTCTGGGGGAGCTCCGGGGGTCTAGGGGAGGtccagctgtggggctggaggcagTTGCTGGTTTGGGCTGTTGGGGAGGCTGGTTTGCACTTACATTTCTGAAACCAGCTTGGTGCCTGCAAACCCTTCCCACTCAGGGGTGTATTAATAGCTGCACTTGGCACCCTGTAGCACCTCTCCTTTGTCTCGCTCTGAAGTGTGATGAGATGAGGGGGCGTGAGGAGGCGGAAGCGATGAATCTGCTTGGCTTCTTGGCCATCCCGCACCATCCACCCGCCCATCCTGGGTCCAAATCCCCCACCGAGGTGCCCGGCGCAGAGGCACCCCGTGTTGCTGCCCCCATCAAAGCAGCCAAAGGGGCTGAGCCGTCCCGGAGGCGGTGGCTGGCACCGCTTGCCGTGGCTCTGCACCCCCTTCCCTCGGCACGTGGCCGCCAGTGTCTCCCACCTTTGGGCGCCCGTCCCGCTCTGGGTCTCGCTTCAGCTCTTATCAGTAGCAGCACTAAAAATAGAGCAGAGAATTAGATCATTGCAGCGTTTTCTTGCCGGCAGGCGTTTTTAACGCTTTCCTGGCCGCAGGGTTTGTCAGGGAGCAGGCTGCAGGGGTGCGtggggccggggctgggctAGCAGCTTGTCCCCTCCCGGTGCCACTGCCCTGCGGGATGCTGCCAGACCCTCGGCCCGTgcgtggggtggggaagggcagggaaggCTGTGCCTCCCCCCTGCTTCCCTGTGTGCTGTGCAGCCGGGCTACCTGCTTGCAAACAagtggcagcagccagccctgtGACTCCTTTTTCGTTTCAGTGAGTTAAAGCTGCTCTTTTCTCCTGACTTTTGGGtctgcctccctctcctcccctgccaCCACCTCCGAGAGCTGTGAGCTCCATCCTCGGCCCTCACCCAACTTCTTTCTTTcacagaggggtttttttagaggTGGTGAATGAGCTGCTGTACTATTTTCCATGGTCTTGGTGCTTGCCCCGTGTGAAAAAGCTATTCCTCCCCTGCAGCTTCCTGGGCGCGTCTGCGGTttcctggcacagccctggctgGCCGGTGCTGCCCCACAGCGGGCTCTGGGACTGTGCGGGGGAGCCCCGCGCTCCAGCTGCACCCCCAGACCGGCCAGCAGCATCACCCCGGCCCCTGGGTGTAACGCTCGCCATTGCAGCAGCATCCCCGCCTCTGCTTTTGGGCACGTACATCTGTAACGCGCGGCAGAGCCGGCGCAGCCCAGGCGAGGGGAGCGGGGGGTTTCCCCTTCCCAGCCGGGCTGAGGCTCGGCTCTGCCGCTCTCCCGAGGTGCCAGGCGGCAGTTCGGGGCCAGCCAAATGGCTGCTTGTCTCTGTCCTGGAGAAACCAAAGCAACCTCTCGAAGGTGCTGGAAGGAGCAGCGCGGGCAGGTCGCTGGTTAACCGCACCAGCAGTCGCACCGGCACGGGTGCCATATAAGGCTGGCGGTGGCGAGAGCCACCCCGGCTGCCATGGCAATTCTCAAACCTCAGCGcggagctggaggaaggggttggagggatgggggaaggagaTGAGCACAGATGTTTCTTCTCAACCATCCTCTGCGCTGCCgagggggaagggaggtgccgccgggggagggggtggcacAGGGGAGAGGGGTTGAGGTTGGCAGCGGGACAGGGTCCGGCCCTTGGGATGCACTGGGAAGTGCTCAGGGTGAGCCAGGGGATGGGTGCTGGATGCTTGGGCACGTGCACAGCCCATCCGTGCTCACAGCAGCAAGCCTTGTGCTTGGGCAGAGACAGCTCGGGGCCGGGGAAGTGTGAGTTTTCTACCTGAACTCTAAACATCAGAGTTTCTTTTGGGAGAATTTGGCTGTGAAAATGTGGAGTGGAGACTGTACGGCTTTCCTGAGCAGTTCGTTCCCAGAATATACTGCCTTCTCCAGCTGGAAAGCGTCCCTGCTTTCTGACTTGGGTTTGTCTGGCTCCAGCTTCCAGCTGGTGGTTTTTGTTCTGCCTCCCTCTGCGAGATGAAAGGACTCCTCGTACCTTGTGTTTGCCCGAGAAGGTTTGTGGTGCAGCAGAGTCACCTCTCGGTGCTTGATAAGCCAGCCAGATGAGGTCCTTTAACCCCCTGCTGCAAGGGGTTTTCTTCAGCTCTCAAATTGCTTCTGTGGCTTTTCTGTAGCCTTTCCAATCTCTTAACATTGCTTTTAACACGTGGGCGCCAAAAGAGTGAATAGTACTCAGGCAGCCGCCTGAAAAGCTGCGTGCAACAAGATAAAATCAGCTCTCTGCTCTGGTTCGTTCCCCTGCTCTTGTCCAGGCACTGCAGTTAGCCCTTGGCATGCAGCGCTGTGCTCAGGGCCTGCTTCGGGTTGCTTTTCCCTCCAGCTCAGGTGTCCTGCCTTCTAGTAGGGAATTGCCCTCCGTGCCCTCTCTGTGCTCCCCCGTAACTCTGTGCTGTCTGGTTGCAGAATGGGGGGGACGGAGGGGAGGGCAGCGACGTGGCCGCCCACCCACTGCTGCGGCGCTCCCAGAGCTACATCCCCACCTCGGCTGCCAAGCCGCCCACCGGGCCCCCCGTCCTCAAGAGCGGCTACTGCGTGAAGCAGGGGAACGTGGTGAGTGCGGGGGTTCCCTGCGCCGCGGGCGGCTGGCGCTGGGCTGGCCGCTCCCCGTGGGTTGGGGATGCTCCGGGGATGCTCCGGACGCCGGACCGCGACAGCGCGGGGAGAGCGCCGGAGCCCAGCACCGAGCggtttcctcctctcttttccaGAGGAAGAGCTGGAAGCGCCGGTACTTTGTTCTGGATGAATTTTCCATCAGTTACTACAAGTGCGAGCAGGTGAGCGGCCCTGCCTGGGACCGGCTGCGCCCAAGCAGAGGTCTGGGGCTGCTGCGCTtcgtggggaggtggggggctcCGTGGGAAGCACATCGCAGCGCTGCCAGCCCCGGGGGCCAGCCAGGCCCATCACCGTCTCCTCTTGTCTCCGCAGGACAAGGAGCCCTTGCGTTCGATTCTCCTGAAGGATGTCTGCAAGACCCACGAGTGCCTGGTCAAGTCTGGGTAATGCTCCCGTCCGCGtttccctgggctgcagctcctgccataGCCCTGGTCGtgctggggccggggcagctgCCGGGAGCTCCGGCCGCTGGCGGGAAGCAGCTCCCCGAGGAGCTGAGCCGGAGGTGGGCAGGAAGGAAACTCAGCTCCCTCCTTCGGGGATCCCAGAGGGCCCCAAACAGCGGCTGCGAGCCGGGGCCgggctgagctgtgctgccGCTCACTTTTCTTTTACAACCCAAACGTCGcctctttgttttgcttttaagaaatttCTTCCCCTTCAGCTCCGTGAGCAGGTCAGGAAAACGTAGCTGGATGCAGGGTATTGTCCATCCTCGGTTCTGCTGGTGCTGATAGCCATCTCTGTGGGGCAGGCGTGTTCCTACAGCTCTCTTATCTCCGTAGCTTAAGGAATATGGGGCCCTGCACAGTAAATAGCATCGTGTGACAGAAGAACAAAGGTGCTCATAAAGCTGCCGAAAGCCGTGTATAGGCGTTTCCTTAAACTAGGGCAGGTGGCTACACAGTGTCTTGGGAACAACGATTTTATCAGCGTTTGCTGCAATAAAAAGTAACTTGAAGACCTGCAATAGAAAATTAACTAAGAAAACAAACCTCTTTTAgctaaagtaaaaatatttttaaattagttcatctttgaatttttattcttaataaGTAATAGAAAGTTCACATGTAAAATGAACTGTAAATGAGATGGGTTACGGGTCTAGGGAGGGCCGGGGGTTTGCCTGCAGGCGGCAGAAGTTAGAGCGTGTTTGTAGCTGAAGGTCTCTGGGGATCTGGAGTCGCCTTCTCAAAATCCAGGCGAGATCCAAGGTTTGCCTTCAATATGTTCCCCAGCGCGCTCTAGAGATAAGAGTAAatatggtttggggtttttttccatccatGATGACTTCTGGGTAGTGACAGCCTCCTTCTCGCTGTTTCTAGTGACCTCCTGATGCGGGACAACCTCTTCGAAATCATAACGAGCTCCAGAACCTTCTACATCCAGGTGAGGCAGCCGAGGAGGGTTTTGCTGTTCCGCGCAGTAAGTTCAGCTCTCGGCAGCTCGTGCAAGCCACGCTCCTGTGAACAGGCTCTTCCCAGCAGCGAACACAAGCAGATGGGTTTGTAGCGGCTTCACCCGGCGTGGGGGCACGGGCGTCGAGGGAGAACTGCCAGGCGGTTTCACTTCTCCCCTTGGACTTATTTATAATGGTGGCTATTTGTGTgagcaggaaaaagcagagacaaaagCACAGGGCGATCCCATGAGCATCCCGAGGGTGCGGGGCTGTGTCTGCACCTCCCCTGTCCTGCAGATTTGGCTCTGCGTGGGGAGGGGTATTAAGTCAACCTCCCCGTCGCTGGCTGAGCTGGACAGGGGGAGGCAGCGGGTGGGGGATGCTGTGCACGGTGCTCTGGGCATTGCAACACCCCATGGCACTCGGGAACCCCCGAGGAGCAGCCAgcgtgccgtgccgtgccaggCAGTGGGTGCGCATCCCCGTGTGCGTGGGCAAAAGCCCCAGACCCCGCTGCCCAGAGAGCACAGCCGCGGGCGGGCTCGTGGCAGGATGCGGACCCCGAGGCCCTGCCAGCGCAGGGACAGGGTTGGTAACACCCTGACagtgttttttcccttaaatgCTTTATCTACTCTCGATATTAAAATGCTGCAATGTGGAGAGTGGCTCCCCTTCTGCGGGGGGAAAATGGCGTGGTGCAGTGATTTCTGAGCAAGCATAAACTAGGAGCAGATATACTGGGAACCGTGGTAGCCTGTCCGTCTGCGTGTCCACGCTTTGCTGCGGTGGGGATCAACTCTGGCTGCATGTGGGGCTcgcagaaggcaaaggctcATTTGGGCTGGTGTGTTTTGCAGGCAGACAGCCCTGAGGACATGTACAGCTGGATCCGAGTAATCACAGGGGCAGTCCAGGCCCTGAAAACCCGCCCGAGGGTAGGTCATGTCCTTTCTGCTTCATATTTAATGTCAAATGAAGATCGTGCCAATGTACAAGATATTTATTTAGTGGCTTGTGTAAGCACTCAGCCCATTTCCAGGGTGAGATCCCTGCCCTCTCTGGGTTTTTATGCCAGTCACTGGAAAAGTTTCCTTGAAAAAGATTCAAAAGTGAGATTCAGTCATCGAACTGGACCTGCCTgaaccctgctctgctccaagGCACGAGCAAGAGCCTCGCGGGTGGCAAAGGGCCATTGAATTCAGACTTTCGCTTtgcttagggtttttttccctttctgcagagcGTGTAAAGGGCCTGGGCCTGGTTCCCAGGGCTTCGCACATTGCTCGCAGCGGTTGCACACACAAAATCCCAACCCCAGCCTGAGCTCACTCTGCATCTGTCCTTGCAGGAGATGTCCTTCATGAGATCCATCTCCATGGTCAAGCCTGGGGGCtccgcagccccctcccagcagcgACAGGCGGCGGAGGAGAGGAGGGCACTGGGCAAAgccccctccacctcctcctggcagccctggACGCCGGTGCCGCAGGCGGAGGGGAAGCAGCCGGCGCCGGAGGAGGCACCCACGCTGCTGAGAGACTCGGTGTTCATGCCGGCCTTCACGGAGCGCGACGCCGGAGCCGTGCCGGGCAAGCGCGTGCGGCACAAGTCGGAGCCGCAGCATCTCAAGGAGAAGCCGTTTGCCTTTGACCTGGACGATGAAAGCATCCGGACCTCGGACGTCTGACCAGGCGCCGAGCCACCCCCCGGCTCCGTGCACTGCCTCCCCGGCTGCCGGGGGTCCCCACGGGGTGGTTCGGGGCGCGCGGCGGCGGGCCTGAGGTGGCTGGACCCCACGCATCCGCTCAGCGTCTCGGACTGAGCTCACCCCGTCGTCTCGGCAGGGGTGAGGCGCCCCTTCCCTCCACCGCTGCTCCTCCCTGTGATACAGGGTCCGGCTGGACCCGTGTCCCGGCGTCCCGCTctgccggggagcggggccccTCCGTGCTCCTGCCTGGGCTTTGCCCCGGGCGCAGCGCAGGTGGCCCCGTGTTTCGGAAGCTGCCTCCGGGCAGGGTGACCCGCCATCGCTCGCTGCGCGGGCTGGGAAGCGCCGGTCCCCAGCACGGCCTGGCACGGGGGCATCCATCCTCTTCTGCTACTGCATAATTTCCCCCAAAACCCAAGCctggaggaagcagcaggaggTCTCAGAGCCATGAAGGGGAGCGTGGCCTTTCTTATgtttggaaaaacatttttctccccttttgtGCTGCTCAGCCTTCCCTGGGCAGAGCCGGGGAGATGCCAGCCCGCCGCTGCCTGCGCAAGGGACATGCTGCAACTTCccattttaataactttttccCTAGGATATCAGCTCTTTACTCTGCCTGAGCAGTGATCTatcaacaaatattttaattaggcCTTATATATCTGTGGCCACTGTTAAACCCTGGCACTGGCAGGCTCCTGGCTCAGCCCCTCCGAAAGGCTTATTGGTACGTCGGAGCGTGAGCCTGGGCAGGCGGCTGGTGCGACGGTGACTCCCAAGGACGGGGGGGGATCCCCAGGTACGCTGCCGGTCTTGCACTGCGTCCATCGGGGCACCAGAGAGCCGTGCTCTGGTGGTGAAGTGCTTTTagcaaaaaggaacaaaagccAGACGTTTAAATGAAACTTGGGAAGACTTGTCCAACCAACTCGCTTTGCTGCCTGccttgaaatgaaaacaagcagaagtTTTTAGAGCAACGTGAATTCACCATTCCCATAACCATTCGGCTCCTGTAGGAGGTGTGATAAAAAGCATGTAGAAAATTTAGGTATTCCCTAGGCAGCGAGATGTCTGATGCCTTCACCCGAGATGCGCATGTAGGACGCGCCTCTCCGTccctgctgtcagcagcaggTTATGTTGGTGTGACTTTGTGAGAGCCGCATCGAGCCGCATCCACGCGTTGGGTGCTGCTTTACCCTTCGTCTGAGGGCTCTCGTTCAGGCCTGGCTTACCCGGACCCAAGCTGGCGGAGTGGGGAGCGTTGGCTGGGGCAGTGTCCGTGCGCCGCAGCCGTTTGGGTCGGAAAGCTTTAGTCCACTATTGCATTAAGCTGAAACGAGCAAGCAGAGGCATCCCTCGCGTTAAGCCGCTGTGGTCCGCGGGCGTCCCCAGCCGTGGCGCCCGTGCGAGCCCTGCGGGCAGGAGGCGGCAGCGCCCTGGCCGGGTGCCGGAGCTCCGGGCGAGGCTGCGGgaggcgccggggccgggggctgcgcggggccCTGCTGACGGGCACGTGGCGTCTAAATGCGCTTGCCGTggcccagctgctctgcccttCCCGTGTCGGGCACGGGCGCGCTCTTTGCCTTCTCAGATATATCTGCCAGCTGCTGAATCCGGGTGGCTGCTGCGGGAGCTGCATCGCAAGCTTGGCAGCGCACGGCGTGGTCTGGAGTTAACAAGGCTTCCCTTTACTGTGGATTAGttacttgtttggttttttccctttttttttttctttgtttccttttttgtgtcGTTACATGTTCTCTGCTCTGCAAAATCAGCTCGATGTGCTCCCCAGGAGCAAAAACCCTGGTTTGTCCCTGCCCTTTCCAGCTGTTTGGCAGCTGTGCATCAGCCTAGCTCAGGCTCAGCCTGGGATCGAGCAGAGCTGTGTCAGTTGAGCTCCGAGGTATTGGTTAGATGATTCTGTCGTCTTAACAAGAGTAAAATTGCATCTTCCTGTATCAATCCCCTcctgtgctgcagggctgctcctcccGCCGCGCTCGGCCGGAgcccggggcaggggcagctgcGGGTGCCTTGGTGCAGCCGGGGGGTGGTGACGGGGCCTCCCAAATTTGGGGGTAAGAGTGGCTCGAAGCGGGGTTGTGTGGAGATGCTGGAGAATACAGACGATGAAAACGAGTAGGGATTGATGCAAACGGTACA
The sequence above is drawn from the Phalacrocorax carbo chromosome 24, bPhaCar2.1, whole genome shotgun sequence genome and encodes:
- the PLEKHA2 gene encoding pleckstrin homology domain-containing family A member 2, producing MPYLDRQNRICGFLDIEENETCGKFLRRYFILDTQANCLLWYMDNPQNLAIGAGAVGSLQLTYISKVSIATPKQKPKTPFCFVINALSQRYFLQASDQKDLQDWVEALNRASKITVPKGGSVPPATEIAKPPVVPQAQERKPQVAYKTEIIAGVVVHTPISINQNGGDGGEGSDVAAHPLLRRSQSYIPTSAAKPPTGPPVLKSGYCVKQGNVRKSWKRRYFVLDEFSISYYKCEQDKEPLRSILLKDVCKTHECLVKSGDLLMRDNLFEIITSSRTFYIQADSPEDMYSWIRVITGAVQALKTRPREMSFMRSISMVKPGGSAAPSQQRQAAEERRALGKAPSTSSWQPWTPVPQAEGKQPAPEEAPTLLRDSVFMPAFTERDAGAVPGKRVRHKSEPQHLKEKPFAFDLDDESIRTSDV